The Streptomyces luteogriseus genome includes a window with the following:
- a CDS encoding non-ribosomal peptide synthetase/type I polyketide synthase translates to MSELNEPAEDTGSDIAVVGMACRFPGAPDVETFWANLRDGVESIRHFTPEELAELGVPPEVSGQPGFVPAGAPIDDPEGFDHRFWGYSPREAALLDPQQRLFLETAWAALEHAGHTTSDRSGTVGVYAGMGLSTYLLYNLLDHPDISDSDTQLAMLGNDKDFLSSRVSYHLDLRGPSMTVQTGCSTSLVAAHLACDSLLSYQCDLALVGGSTVVLPERTGYVHVPGGTASSDGRCRAFDAAGDGTVFGSGAGVLALKRLDDALEDGDTVYAVIKASAVNSDGANRVGFTAPSLDGQAEVVLRAQKIADVDPRTVTYVETHGTATKLGDPVEVAALTKAFRQGTDATGYCAIGSVKTNIGHLDAAAGAAGLIKTALALHHGKIPPSLNFDEPNPQIDFAASPFYVNTELVSWPDRDGPRRAGVSAFGFGGTNAHIVLEQAPALPPVPDDAGPQLLVLSARTPSALEETTARLARHLQERPDLTTRDVAHTLRQGRVPFEHRRALVVRDREDALAVLEGGDPTRLHEGAAARQDRPVAFMFAGLGDQYRGMGRDLYEGMPEFRTAVDECCDLLRPLLGLDLRDELRLRGPAVEAPASGGLDLRRMMFGGGEEDDPLQRTGLAHPALFVVEYALARLWQSLGVRPAALIGHSLGEYVAATVAGVFTLEDALSVVVARAKLFDEMPQGAMLAVPLGVEETTRHLDGDLAVALVNGPALTAVSGPVDEIEALERRLAGRRIAARRMRAERGFHSPMVAGMAAPLAEFIAGVPLAPPRIPLVSNVTGTWMTPEQATDPAYWARHSVSTVRFADGLATLCAERDRSLVEVGPGQSLSALAAEHLAGADPQARPVVVPSLRAVYDRRRPDDLSHLLDAIAQLWTTGAAVDWDALSDPAGHRRVGLPTYPFERTRCRFDPPGERSGPSRRPSGTARRDDPESWLLAPAWQSAPMPPPAPPRPAGEHWLLLAPVGQDGLPHPLALSVKDRATAAGHRVTVVVPGAPAPADGHRHGVDHRIDPADPGAYAELVAALDDDQWPAKVLHLWSVDPGGDDAEGIDPDGDPYTRGMHSLLWLSRALSARSAATPVDLWVVSHGLVGVERADRPRPEVATLLGAAKCVPQEYEGISVRCVDVAPEDIPGPGADELADRIIDVVAEAPDERLIAYRGRTRWVRTFQPLTLGTARSPLRGDGVYVITGGLGAVGLELADHLADMAASIVLTGRSAFPEEEEWDGWTARHGDDDPTSRRIRRLRAMRERGARVLVQRADVTDEAEMNRALAETERLLGPVTGVFHAAGIVGENAFAPIDTLDRRWLDGVMRAKVDGTRVLERTLAGREPEFVLLFSSNAALLGGLGTAGYTSACVFLDSFAQARAGRPGTRWISVDMEDWIPDEGLGRPMTSVTRYGVGVAEGVRLLSRIAESAEAGVTTIVTADLEERLDRWVRHPEVARRGRVPAGGARQPRPELSTAYTEPCDTTETVIADIWAEMLGVDKVGRDDDFYELGGHSLLATQIVSRARAALGVELSLLNLLRRPTVAGLADYVRGDESEAAAQDPIPVAPRDEALALSYGQQRFWIIDQLTPGNSVYNIPDVVRVEGPLDAEVLRSSLDDIVARHEALRTSFGLDGERPTQRIATDVSVPLPVTDLRDLPEGQRRRRWEELALAESRRPFDLTRAPLLRAALLRVGEEEHILLLTMHHSVSDAWSTGVFVRELGIHYAGRLGAATEEPPPLPVQYADYSAWQRARLDGPQREELVEYWRTQLAGAPQLVEFPPDHPRPAAQSFAGATVPLTLPGPLVKGLQQLGGSQGATLFMTLLAAFTFLLHRYSGERDVVVGSPIAGRTHPDVENLIGVFVNMLALRTDVDPGLSFRDLLERVKETTLGAYAHQELPFELVVEAVAPERSLGHGQLFQNVLVLQNAPLPPLDLAGLHLEQVPMPAVNAKFDLMIMLRETGDEAVGILEYATDLFTEETVRRIGAHFVSLLNKVVADPDRPLARIDLLSETERARVTGEWAHGPEGHVGRRSLPEMFREHAAATPDTVAVRDALDPAASLTFEEVEAASNQLARELRRRGVGAESRVAVCAERSPETIVLLLAVMKAGAAYVPLDPAYPKDRLRFMLADSGAELVLVAGEHRERLGEGPHTTRTVDVDALRQASADLPTAPLDLRIDPAQPAYVLYTSGSTGVPKGVIGLHGGMVNRLEWMWREFPFQPGEVLCQKTSLNFLDSFWEIFGPLCQGVPVVVLPQSLLMDLPALVAALAEHRVTRIVLVPSLLRALLDTVPDLAGELPALRLWVSSGEALPADLAGRFLKTLQGRTLLNLYGASEISADVTWHVLTDADVAAGKVPLGRPIAGTSAYLLDELMRPVPAGVAGDLYIGGPALGRGYVGRPDLTAERFVPNPFPDGPGGLLYRTGDRARFRSDGAIEYAGRSDQQAKVRGFRVEPAEVEQALLAHPALEQAVVTAEGEVLAAYYVAAEGQRADVEELRRHLHGRLPGYMVPTLFVPCAELPLTPSGKIDRRALSGLARTGARTATASSVAPRDDAERAVAVLWQETLGTTGPVGVHDDYWASGGYSLLATRFAVRVRETFGAAFPLDRFFADATVAGVVRTLRDDPDTGHEVDERAALLLRVAELSDSDLDRLLTQEDV, encoded by the coding sequence ATGAGCGAGCTCAACGAGCCGGCGGAGGACACCGGCTCGGACATCGCCGTCGTAGGCATGGCCTGCCGGTTCCCCGGCGCGCCCGACGTCGAGACGTTCTGGGCGAACCTGCGCGACGGCGTCGAGTCCATCCGGCACTTCACCCCGGAAGAACTGGCCGAGCTGGGCGTACCGCCGGAGGTCTCCGGACAGCCCGGCTTCGTCCCGGCGGGCGCCCCCATCGACGACCCCGAGGGCTTCGACCACCGCTTCTGGGGATACTCCCCGCGCGAGGCGGCGCTGCTCGACCCCCAGCAGCGGCTGTTCCTGGAGACCGCCTGGGCCGCGCTGGAGCACGCCGGGCACACCACGTCCGACCGGTCCGGCACCGTCGGCGTCTACGCCGGCATGGGCCTGAGCACCTACCTGCTGTACAACCTGCTCGACCACCCGGACATCAGCGACTCCGACACACAACTCGCCATGCTCGGCAACGACAAGGACTTCCTGAGCAGCCGGGTCTCGTACCACCTGGATCTGCGCGGCCCCAGCATGACGGTGCAGACCGGCTGCTCGACCTCGCTCGTCGCCGCCCACCTCGCCTGCGACAGCCTGCTCAGCTACCAGTGCGACCTGGCCCTGGTCGGCGGAAGCACGGTGGTGCTGCCCGAACGGACGGGCTACGTCCACGTCCCCGGCGGCACGGCCTCCTCCGACGGGCGGTGCCGGGCCTTCGACGCGGCCGGCGACGGCACGGTCTTCGGCAGCGGAGCGGGCGTCCTCGCCCTGAAGCGGCTGGACGACGCTCTGGAAGACGGCGACACCGTGTACGCCGTCATCAAGGCGTCCGCGGTCAACAGCGACGGCGCCAACCGGGTCGGCTTCACCGCACCCAGCCTGGACGGTCAGGCCGAGGTCGTCCTGCGCGCGCAGAAGATCGCGGACGTCGACCCGCGGACCGTCACCTACGTCGAGACGCACGGCACCGCCACGAAGCTCGGTGATCCGGTGGAGGTCGCCGCGCTGACCAAGGCCTTCCGGCAGGGCACCGACGCCACCGGGTACTGCGCCATCGGCTCCGTCAAGACCAACATCGGGCACCTGGACGCCGCGGCGGGCGCGGCCGGCCTGATCAAGACGGCCCTGGCCCTGCACCACGGGAAGATCCCGCCGTCACTGAACTTCGACGAGCCCAACCCGCAGATCGACTTCGCGGCGAGTCCCTTCTACGTGAACACGGAGCTCGTCAGCTGGCCGGACCGGGACGGCCCCCGGCGGGCCGGCGTGAGCGCCTTCGGCTTCGGCGGCACGAACGCCCACATCGTCCTGGAGCAGGCCCCCGCCCTGCCGCCCGTCCCGGACGACGCCGGGCCACAGCTCCTGGTCCTCTCCGCGAGGACGCCCTCCGCGCTGGAGGAGACGACCGCGAGGCTCGCCCGTCACCTCCAGGAGCGGCCGGACCTGACGACGAGGGACGTCGCCCACACCCTGCGGCAGGGCCGCGTGCCGTTCGAGCACCGCAGGGCGCTCGTGGTCCGGGACCGTGAGGACGCCCTCGCCGTACTGGAGGGCGGCGACCCGACGCGGCTGCACGAGGGGGCCGCGGCCCGCCAGGACCGGCCCGTCGCCTTCATGTTCGCAGGGCTCGGAGACCAGTACCGGGGAATGGGCCGGGACCTGTATGAGGGCATGCCGGAGTTCCGGACGGCCGTGGACGAGTGCTGCGACCTGCTCCGGCCGCTCCTCGGCCTCGACCTGCGGGACGAGTTGCGGCTGCGCGGCCCGGCCGTCGAGGCGCCCGCGAGCGGCGGGCTCGATCTGCGGCGCATGATGTTCGGCGGAGGCGAGGAGGACGACCCGTTGCAGCGCACCGGGCTCGCCCATCCGGCGCTGTTCGTCGTCGAGTACGCGCTGGCCCGGCTGTGGCAGTCGCTCGGTGTACGGCCCGCCGCGCTCATCGGGCACAGCCTGGGGGAGTACGTCGCCGCCACCGTCGCGGGCGTCTTCACCCTGGAGGACGCCCTGAGTGTGGTCGTCGCCCGCGCCAAACTGTTCGACGAGATGCCCCAAGGCGCCATGCTGGCCGTCCCGCTCGGCGTGGAGGAGACCACCCGGCACCTCGACGGGGACCTTGCTGTCGCTCTCGTCAACGGACCCGCCCTGACCGCCGTGTCCGGTCCGGTCGACGAGATCGAGGCGCTGGAGCGGCGCCTCGCCGGCCGGCGGATCGCCGCCCGGCGGATGCGCGCCGAACGGGGCTTCCACTCGCCCATGGTCGCCGGCATGGCCGCGCCCCTCGCCGAGTTCATCGCCGGGGTACCGCTCGCCCCGCCCCGCATCCCGCTCGTGTCCAACGTGACCGGCACCTGGATGACCCCGGAACAGGCCACCGACCCCGCGTACTGGGCCCGGCACAGCGTCAGCACCGTCCGGTTCGCCGACGGGCTGGCCACCCTGTGCGCCGAACGGGACCGCTCCCTCGTCGAGGTGGGCCCCGGGCAGTCGCTGAGCGCGCTGGCGGCGGAGCACCTCGCGGGGGCGGACCCGCAGGCGCGCCCCGTGGTGGTGCCCTCCCTGCGGGCCGTCTACGACCGCCGCCGCCCCGACGACCTCAGCCATCTCCTGGACGCCATCGCCCAGTTGTGGACCACCGGTGCGGCCGTCGACTGGGACGCCCTGTCGGACCCGGCCGGGCACCGCAGGGTCGGCCTGCCCACCTACCCGTTCGAACGCACCCGCTGCCGGTTCGACCCGCCGGGTGAGCGTTCCGGGCCCTCCCGCAGGCCTTCCGGCACCGCCCGGCGGGACGACCCCGAGTCCTGGCTGCTCGCCCCCGCCTGGCAGTCGGCGCCCATGCCGCCCCCGGCGCCGCCCCGGCCCGCCGGCGAGCACTGGCTGCTCCTCGCCCCGGTCGGACAGGACGGCCTGCCGCACCCGCTCGCCCTGAGCGTCAAGGACCGTGCCACGGCGGCCGGACACCGGGTGACCGTCGTCGTGCCCGGCGCTCCGGCCCCCGCCGACGGCCACCGGCACGGCGTCGACCACCGGATCGACCCGGCCGACCCGGGCGCCTACGCCGAACTGGTCGCCGCGCTCGACGACGACCAGTGGCCCGCGAAAGTGCTCCACCTGTGGAGCGTCGACCCGGGCGGCGACGACGCGGAGGGCATCGACCCGGACGGCGATCCGTACACACGCGGCATGCACAGCCTGCTGTGGCTGTCCAGGGCCTTGTCCGCCCGCAGCGCCGCCACTCCCGTCGACCTGTGGGTCGTCTCCCACGGGCTCGTCGGCGTGGAACGCGCCGACCGGCCGAGGCCGGAGGTCGCCACGCTGCTGGGCGCCGCCAAGTGTGTTCCGCAGGAGTACGAGGGCATCAGCGTCCGCTGCGTCGACGTCGCCCCGGAGGACATCCCGGGCCCGGGCGCGGACGAACTCGCGGACCGGATCATCGACGTCGTCGCGGAGGCGCCCGACGAGCGCCTGATCGCCTACCGCGGACGCACCCGGTGGGTGCGGACCTTCCAGCCCCTGACGCTCGGCACGGCCCGCAGCCCCCTGCGCGGCGACGGCGTGTACGTGATCACGGGCGGACTCGGGGCGGTCGGCCTCGAACTGGCCGACCACCTGGCCGACATGGCCGCGTCGATCGTCCTGACCGGCCGCTCCGCCTTCCCCGAGGAGGAGGAGTGGGACGGCTGGACGGCCCGCCACGGCGACGACGACCCCACCAGCCGAAGGATCCGGCGGCTGCGCGCCATGCGGGAACGCGGCGCGCGCGTCCTCGTGCAACGGGCGGACGTCACCGACGAGGCGGAGATGAACCGGGCCCTCGCGGAGACGGAGCGGCTGCTCGGACCCGTCACCGGCGTGTTCCACGCTGCCGGGATCGTGGGCGAGAACGCCTTCGCCCCCATCGACACCCTCGACCGGCGGTGGCTCGACGGCGTGATGCGCGCCAAGGTCGACGGCACGCGCGTCCTGGAACGCACCCTCGCCGGACGTGAGCCCGAGTTCGTGTTGCTGTTCTCCTCCAACGCGGCCCTGCTCGGCGGTCTCGGCACCGCCGGCTACACCTCGGCCTGTGTATTCCTGGACTCGTTCGCCCAGGCCAGGGCCGGACGGCCGGGCACGCGCTGGATCAGCGTCGACATGGAGGACTGGATACCCGACGAGGGGCTCGGCCGCCCGATGACCAGTGTCACCCGGTACGGCGTCGGTGTCGCGGAGGGCGTTCGGTTGTTGAGCCGTATCGCGGAGAGCGCCGAGGCCGGTGTGACCACCATCGTCACCGCCGACCTCGAGGAGCGGCTCGACCGATGGGTCCGCCACCCCGAGGTCGCCAGACGCGGACGCGTACCCGCCGGCGGGGCCCGCCAGCCGCGACCGGAGCTGAGTACCGCCTACACGGAGCCTTGCGACACCACGGAGACGGTCATCGCGGACATCTGGGCGGAGATGCTCGGCGTCGACAAGGTCGGCCGCGACGACGACTTCTACGAACTGGGCGGGCACTCCCTGCTCGCGACGCAGATCGTGTCGCGGGCCCGCGCGGCGCTGGGCGTCGAACTGTCGCTGCTCAACCTGCTGCGCCGGCCGACCGTGGCGGGTCTCGCCGACTACGTGCGTGGCGACGAGAGCGAGGCGGCGGCCCAGGACCCCATTCCGGTCGCGCCACGGGACGAGGCGCTGGCCCTCTCGTACGGGCAGCAGCGGTTCTGGATCATCGACCAGCTCACCCCCGGCAACTCCGTCTACAACATCCCCGACGTCGTGCGCGTCGAAGGGCCCCTCGACGCCGAGGTGCTGCGGTCCTCCCTCGACGACATCGTGGCCCGGCACGAGGCCCTGCGGACGTCCTTCGGCCTCGACGGCGAGCGGCCCACCCAGCGCATCGCGACGGACGTGTCCGTCCCGCTGCCCGTCACCGACCTGCGCGACCTGCCGGAGGGGCAACGGCGCCGGCGCTGGGAGGAACTGGCCCTGGCGGAGTCGCGGCGGCCGTTCGACCTGACCCGGGCGCCCCTGTTGCGGGCCGCCCTGCTGCGGGTGGGCGAGGAGGAGCACATCCTGCTGCTCACCATGCATCACAGCGTGTCCGACGCCTGGTCCACCGGCGTGTTCGTCCGGGAACTCGGCATCCACTACGCCGGCCGTCTCGGCGCGGCCACCGAGGAACCGCCGCCGTTGCCCGTCCAGTACGCCGACTACTCCGCCTGGCAACGGGCGCGGCTCGACGGGCCGCAGCGCGAGGAACTGGTGGAGTACTGGCGGACCCAGCTCGCCGGCGCACCCCAGCTGGTGGAGTTCCCGCCGGACCACCCGCGCCCGGCGGCCCAGAGCTTCGCCGGCGCGACCGTGCCGCTCACGCTGCCCGGCCCCCTCGTCAAGGGCCTCCAGCAGCTCGGCGGCAGCCAGGGCGCCACGCTGTTCATGACGCTGCTCGCGGCCTTCACGTTCCTGTTGCACCGGTACTCGGGCGAGCGGGACGTGGTCGTCGGATCCCCGATCGCCGGGCGTACCCACCCGGACGTGGAGAACCTGATCGGCGTCTTCGTCAACATGCTGGCCCTGCGCACCGACGTCGACCCCGGCCTGTCGTTCCGCGACCTGCTGGAGCGGGTCAAGGAGACGACGCTCGGCGCCTACGCCCACCAAGAGCTGCCGTTCGAGCTGGTCGTGGAGGCCGTCGCGCCCGAACGCAGCCTCGGCCACGGCCAGTTGTTCCAGAATGTCCTCGTTCTGCAGAACGCCCCGCTGCCGCCTCTCGACCTCGCCGGGCTGCACCTCGAACAGGTGCCGATGCCCGCCGTCAACGCCAAGTTCGACCTCATGATCATGCTGCGTGAGACGGGCGACGAGGCGGTGGGCATCCTCGAGTACGCGACGGACCTCTTCACCGAGGAGACCGTGCGCCGGATCGGTGCCCACTTCGTCAGCCTGCTCAACAAGGTCGTCGCGGACCCCGACCGCCCCCTCGCCCGGATCGACCTGCTCTCGGAGACCGAGCGGGCAAGGGTCACCGGCGAATGGGCGCACGGGCCCGAGGGCCACGTCGGTCGGCGTTCCCTGCCCGAGATGTTCCGGGAGCACGCCGCCGCCACGCCGGACACGGTCGCCGTCCGCGACGCGCTGGACCCCGCCGCGTCCCTGACCTTCGAAGAGGTCGAGGCCGCCTCCAACCAGCTCGCCAGGGAACTGCGGCGACGGGGGGTGGGCGCCGAGTCGCGTGTCGCCGTCTGCGCCGAGCGGTCCCCGGAGACGATCGTGCTGCTGCTGGCGGTCATGAAGGCCGGTGCCGCCTACGTGCCCCTGGACCCCGCGTACCCGAAGGACCGGCTCAGGTTCATGCTGGCCGACTCCGGAGCCGAGCTGGTGCTGGTCGCGGGCGAGCACCGAGAACGCCTCGGCGAGGGTCCGCACACCACGCGGACGGTGGACGTCGACGCGCTGCGACAGGCCTCCGCCGACCTGCCCACGGCCCCCCTCGACCTGCGCATCGACCCCGCCCAGCCCGCCTATGTCCTCTACACCTCCGGCTCGACCGGCGTCCCCAAGGGCGTGATCGGCCTGCACGGCGGCATGGTCAACCGACTGGAGTGGATGTGGCGGGAGTTCCCCTTCCAGCCCGGAGAGGTCCTCTGCCAGAAGACCTCGCTGAACTTCCTCGACTCGTTCTGGGAGATCTTCGGGCCGCTCTGCCAGGGCGTACCGGTCGTGGTGCTGCCGCAGTCCCTGCTCATGGACCTGCCCGCGCTGGTCGCAGCGCTCGCCGAGCACCGGGTCACCCGCATCGTGCTCGTCCCGTCCCTGCTGCGGGCCCTACTTGACACGGTGCCCGACCTCGCCGGTGAACTGCCCGCTCTGCGCCTGTGGGTGAGCAGCGGGGAGGCCCTCCCGGCCGACCTCGCGGGCCGCTTCCTGAAGACCCTGCAGGGCCGGACCCTGCTCAACCTGTACGGGGCGTCCGAGATCTCCGCCGACGTCACCTGGCACGTGCTCACCGACGCCGACGTGGCGGCGGGCAAGGTGCCCCTGGGCAGGCCCATCGCGGGAACCAGTGCGTACCTGCTGGACGAACTGATGCGGCCGGTCCCCGCCGGGGTGGCGGGGGACCTGTACATCGGCGGGCCCGCCCTCGGCCGGGGCTACGTCGGACGGCCGGACCTCACGGCCGAGCGTTTCGTGCCGAATCCCTTCCCCGACGGACCCGGCGGACTGCTCTACCGCACCGGCGACCGTGCGCGGTTCCGGTCCGACGGGGCCATCGAGTACGCCGGACGGAGCGACCAGCAGGCCAAGGTCCGCGGATTCCGGGTCGAGCCCGCCGAGGTGGAACAGGCCCTCCTCGCCCACCCCGCACTGGAACAGGCCGTCGTGACGGCCGAGGGTGAGGTCCTGGCCGCCTACTACGTCGCGGCCGAGGGACAGCGGGCCGACGTGGAGGAACTGCGCCGGCATCTGCACGGGCGGCTGCCCGGCTACATGGTCCCCACGCTGTTCGTGCCCTGCGCCGAGCTGCCCCTGACGCCGAGCGGCAAGATCGACCGCCGGGCGCTCAGCGGCCTCGCCCGTACCGGGGCACGGACCGCGACGGCGTCCTCGGTCGCACCGCGTGACGACGCCGAACGGGCGGTCGCCGTGCTGTGGCAGGAGACGCTCGGCACCACGGGACCGGTGGGCGTCCACGACGACTACTGGGCCTCGGGTGGCTACTCGCTGCTCGCCACCCGATTCGCCGTACGCGTCCGGGAGACCTTCGGCGCCGCGTTCCCGCTGGACCGGTTCTTCGCGGACGCCACCGTCGCGGGTGTGGTCCGGACCCTGAGGGACGACCCCGACACCGGCCACGAGGTCGACGAGCGTGCGGCGCTGCTGCTGCGGGTCGCGGAACTGTCCGACAGCGACCTCGATCGACTGCTGACCCAGGAGGACGTGTGA